The Vicinamibacterales bacterium DNA window GCAGCCGTTCCCCGAGACCATCAAGCTGCTCGAGAGCCTGGGCGCCACGAACAACCACAAGTGCGTGTCGTGTTAGGCGGGACTCGGGGCCCGGGGCTCGGGGCCCCGTGATGGCGAGAGGCCCGGTGGACGTCCACCGGGCCTTGTCATGTACGCCGCCCAATCTTGCGGCCGCGCCGTGACTCGGTCCGCGGCCTGATCGCGACCCGGCCAGTCCGAGACCCGAGACCCTGGACCCGGGGGGCATCAGGGCCGCTCAGGCCTGACGCAAAGCGGCGATCGGGTCGATGCCGGCAGCCCGCCGCATCGGTGTCCATGCCGCCACGGCGGCGGCCGAAAGCGCCAGTGCCGCCGCGCCCGCGTACGTGACGGGATCGGTCGTCGTCACGCCGAAGAGCACGGATCGCATCCCCTGGGCCAGGAGCGCGGCGCCGCCCAGGCCGGCGACGGCGCCGATCGCGGCGAGACCGACGGTGCGGCCCATGACGTCGCGCGCGATGTCCCTGCCAGACGCACCGAGCGCCAGCCGGAGCGCGATTTCGGGCGTGCGCTGGCTGACGGCGTACGACATCACCCCGTAGAGACCCGTGGCGGCCAGCAGCACGGCGACGCCCGCGAACGCCGCGAAGAGCGCGCTCAGGAGGAGCCCCGAGCCCTGCTCGCGCTCCAGGGCCGCGGGCCCGGTCAGGGCCCGCTCGGTCGGAATGTCCGGCGCCACGGCATGGATCGCCCCGGACAAGCGTCCGGCCAGTTCGGCCGGCCGATCGCCGCGCACCACGAGATACATGCGACGGCTCGGCACGTGATCGTCGAGCACGAACAGCTGCGGCTCGGGCCTCCGATCGAGGTCCGCGTTGGCGAGGTCGCGGGCAACGCCGACCACGACCGCTTCGACCGGCGCGGCACCGTCAGGCCTGGGCAGGAGGACGACCGCGCCGAGCGCGGCGTCGGGCTGGTCCTGCCAGTAGCGCCTCACGGCCTCGCGCGACACCACGATGGGCGCCCGGGCCGCCGTCCGGTCGGCGCTCGTGAACCCGCGGCCGGCGACCATGGCTATCCCCGTCACATGGAAGAAGTCGGTGCCGACCACGGTGAGGCCGGTCGTGGGGCGATCGCGATCGCGCTCCGCCGGCCGGTCGGCGATCGTGAAGGGCGTCGTCTGGGGGAACTGGATGGCCGGGAGCACCGAGGCGAGCGTCGCTGCGGACGCGCCCGGGAGGCGCGTGGCCTCGTCCAGGATTCGCCGGCGCACGGCGAGGGCCGCGTCGTCCTCCTGCGTCATGAAGGCCGGCACGTCGAACGCCACGGTGGCCAGCGGCGCCGGATCGTAGCCGAGGTCCGCCGTGACGACCGCGCGCACGGACTTCACGACGAGGCCGGCCACGACCAGCAGCGTCACCGCCAGGCTCACCTGCACGACGACGAGCACGGAGCGGCTCCGCGCCAGCCGGTGGCCGCCGACGGCGCGGCCAGACGCGTCGTTCAGCGTCGGCAGCGCGTCCTGGCGGAGCACGCGCAGCGTCGGCGCCACCGCGAACGCCACGGGCGCCACGAACGCGAGCGCGAGGGCGAAGCCGACCACGCGCGCGTCGATGACCACCTGCTCGAAGAACGGCTCGGTGGCCAGCGCGTGCACGGCCTGGAGGCCCGCCCAGCCGAGCGCCACGCCCAACGCGAATCCAGCCAGACCCACCGACAGGCTCTCGGCGACGATCTGGCGCGCAACGCGGCCCCGTGTCGCGCCGAGGGCCGTTCGCATCGCGAGTTCGTGACGCCGCCCGATGAGCCGCGCGACGAGCAGGTTCATGATGTTCGCGCAGGCGAGGACCAGCAGCAGGCCCACGACGGCGCCGAGCATCGAGAGGACGATCCAGGTGTCGCCACCCCCGAGCGCGTCGCGCGTTGGGCCGACCCGAACCGTCCAGTCGCGGCTCTCTGGATAGGTGGCGGCGAGCCGGTGGCCGATCGCCGCCACCTGCGCGTTCGCGGTCTCGATGGTGGCGGACGGCGCGAGCCGTCCCACCGGGCGCCAGCCGCGCTGGGTGCGGCTGGCGAGCGCGGGCTCGGGTCCGAGCGGCAGCCACACGTCGATCTCCGAGAGGTTGCCGAGCTCGATGTCCGGCGTGAGCACGCCGACCACGGTGCGGCGGCGGCCGTCGACGACGAGGTCCGCGCCGACGAGGTCCGCCCCGCCGAAACGCGTCGCCCAGTAGCGGTGGCTCAGGACGGCCACGGGCCGCGCCGCCTGGCCCTCGTCGTCCTTCGAGAGCGTCCGTCCGCGAACGGTCCGGAGCCCCCACAGGCCCTGGAGATCCCCGACGACGAACTGTGCGGCGGCCCGCTCGGCGCCGGCGTCACCCGCGCGCAGCACGACCGTGTCGCGGCGCCATGCCGCGAGCTGGGCGAAGGCCGTGGCCCCGTCGCGGTAGGCGACGTACTCGGGCAGCGAGACGCTGGCGCGGTCCACCGGGGCGTTCGGGCCGTTGGCGAAGACCCAGCCGAGCCGGTCGGGCGCCGTGATGGGCAAGGGCTTCAGCAGGAGGAGGTTGGCGAAGGAGAAGATGACGGTGTTGGCGCCGATGGCCAGGGCCAGCGTGGCGGCAGCGGCCCACGCGTAGCCCGGCTGGCGCACGAACAGCCGGACTCCGTGCCGGAGATCCTTGAGGAACGTGATCATGGCTGACTCCCGGGGAACGGCTCGTCGGGGACGGGGGAGCGGGGTGAGCTGGCAGGCAGCCTGGACGGCTCGACGCCAGTAGACGGCCCGAGCCCGCCACGGGCGGGCCTCATATTCGGCGGCGAAGAGCTCGTCGAGATCTCCGATGACCGCGTCCCGCAGGCGGCTGGGGAGCAGGCAATCCAGGGCGGCCCGCGGGAGCCGTGGGGGTGTCATGACGGGCTCAGCAGGTCCTCGAGCCCGCGCGTCATGCGCTGCAGGGCGCCGAGCGATCCCCGGAGCGCCCGCATCCCGGCGGCGCTGACGGCGTAGACGCGGCGCGCACGGCCGCCGCGCTCGGCGGACGGCTCACCCACGCGGCTCCGGACGTAGCCTTTCTGCTCGAGGCGGTCGAGAGTCTTGTAGACGGCGGCGAGGGATGCCTTGCGCTCCGCCCGCGACTCGATCTCGCGCCAGACGGGGATACCGTATGCGGAGGTGCCCGCATGGAGCACCGCCAGCAGGACGGTCTGTTCGAACTCTCCGAGGATGACGTCGGGCATCCTCGAATGTTAGACGATGTCGAAGATATCAGGTTCCGCCGCGGCAGAGCGCGCCTAGCGCATGACGTGGCAGGACTCGCAGTCCTGGCCGATCGTCTTCCCGTCGGGGGTGGCCTTCTCCTCGTCGTGGCACCGGAAGCACCCGGGTGACGACACGTGGCCGAGTTCCGACCGGTAGGTGCCCCAGCCGATCTTCATCTGCGGGAAGACGTTCTCCCGGTAGACGAGCTGCGTCGCCCGGATCACCTGGTCGAGGTCCGCGGCCGCGACGGGCGCCGGCAGGTCCGGACCCGTGTAGAACGCGCGCAGGCTGGCGTCGATGGCCGTCATGGCCGCATCGCGGGTGGGCGCGTCGGTCTTCAGTGCCTTGACCATCTCCCGCCGCACGAACGGCAGCGACCGCGGTGCCTCGTTGACGGCGAGGGCGTTGTCGGCGGCCCGTTCGGCCGAGGGCGCGAACGTATGGCTCGGACGGTTGTGGCAGTCGGTGCAGTCCATGAGCCGGCGGGTGCCGGCGGCGAGCTGCTCGTCGGTGATGCCGGGCCGGCGGTACTCGCGGACTTCGCCGGCGCGCGTCGTGAGCTTCACGTACGGGATGTCCTGCCGCTCCCGATCCAGCGTCACGTACTCGACCTGGTTGTCCACGTTCATGTGCCAGTGGATGCCCTCGCCGACGCCGAGCTCGCTGTTGCCGCCGCCGACGTGGAGCTCGAGGGTCGTGACGGTCTCGGTGGAGGCCTCGTCGTCGCCGTATTCCTTGATCACGCGGAGCTTGTCCCCGTGAATCTTCTGCGGCCAGTGGCAGGTCGCGCAGGTGTCCCGTGCGGGCCGCATTTCGGCCAGCGGGGTGGGGATCGGGCGGCTGGCGGTGTTCGTGAGGAACTTGTAGAGGCGCCGCGTGCCGTCGACCTTCGACGCCACCAGTGCGTTGGCGCCCGAGCCCACGTGGCAGCTCACGCAGGTGACGTTGGCGTGCGGACCGGCCGCGTGGCCCACGTACTCCGGCTCCATGACCTCGTGGCAGACCTGGCCGCAGAACGACGGCGTCTCCATGTAGTGCACGGCGCCGTAGCCGGCGGCCGACAGGATGACGATGTTGACGAGCGAGGCCGCGAGCAGGCCCATCACGAAGATGCGCTGGCCGCGGTTCGCCAGGTTCACCACCGGCCACACCACCTCGCGGCCGCGGCGGCGCGCGAGGAGGTTGCCGACCAGGATGCAGGCGAGGCCCAGGAGCAGGCCGAGGGGAAGTGCCCCGAAGATCAGGATGCCGACGTACGGGTTCTGGATGAGCCCGTACGACTCGGCACCAAGGGCGAGCACGAACAGCAGCGCGCACGCCGTCGCGAGGACGACGCCGAACGCTGCCAGAGGCGTCCGGGCGATCGACATGGCGACCGCCTAGCCTTTGAGGGAGCGCATGTAGGCGACGAGCGCGTCGAGATCCTCCGCCGGCAGGGACGGATAGGCGCGCATCGCCGGCTTGCGGTTCGTCGGCGACGTCATGTCCTTCGGCGTGACGATCCATTTCCGGATCTCGTCGGCGCTGAGCCGCTTGCCGACGTCGTCCAGCGGCCCCTTCGCATTGCCGCGGCCGGCGACGGCGTGGCAGAGCGAGCACTTCTGGGCGTCGTAGACGGTCTTGCCCTTGGCCACCTGGGCAGCGTCCTGCGCGAGGGCCGGCACGGCCCACACTGCCAGACCCGCCAGGATCACGATCGTTCGCAGTCGAGTGGTCACAACCACCTCCGTTCGTGAGTACAGCAGGTATTGTGCCGCACGAACCCGCCGACCCGAACGGCGGCCGCCATCGGCGCGGGCCCCGGCAGCGCGTGTTCCGGCCGAGCCCTGCGGACTATTCCCCGCCAGCTCGACCTGGCGGTGGCCGGCGCCCCCCGGCCGGCCGCTCGCGGCTGAGGTATCGAGAAGCGACACGCGACGGCGGTGAAAGAGAGGCACGAAAAAAGGGCCCGGCGTTGCCGCCGGGCCCCTGGGTCGTTCCTGGAGCGCCAGGCCCCAGCCCCTCGTTCCCCGTCCCTAGCAGGACACGCACCGGTGATTGTTCTTCGAGCCCAGCTTCTCGAGCAGGGCCACGGTGGCGGGGAAGGGCGACACGCGCTGAACGGGACCGTTGGCCATGTCGGCCACGGTCTGGCCGTTCCTGGCGACGATCGTCGGGTCGGCGCCCTTGCCGACGAGATACAGGATCACGTCGTTGTCGCCGCGCGCGGCGGCATGGTGGAGCGGCGTGTAGCCGTCGTTGTCACGGGCGTTCACGTCGAGGCCGGCTTCCTCCACGAGGAACCTGACCGCCGCGAGCCAGCTGTCCGGCGCGTGCCGGTGCGCGTTGCCCGCGAAGCCCTCGCCGTACTCGACGCCTGCGGCCGCGTGCAGCGCCGACACGCCGGGACCGCCCCACGGGATCGGGGCCAGCTTTGGAATCTCCACGGCCGACATCGTGCGGCCCGAGCCGTCGGACCCCGGACCGCCACCCTCGGGGCCCCGGCGCACGGCCTGCTTCGGCGCCATCGAGGGGATGTTCGGATCCGCGCCGGCCTTCATCAGGAGACGCATGGCCTCGACGTCGGTGCCGTACGCGGCCCGCCAGAACGCCGTGGAGCCGGAGGTGTCGGCCAGGCCGCAGTTCCGGTTGCCGCAGCCGCTGTAGACCATGTACCACGGGTGCTGGGCGATGCGGGCGTTGGGGTCCGCGCCCTTCTCAAGCAAGCGGGCCACGACGTCGAGGTAGGTGGCCTTCTGCAGCTCCGTTTCCTGGGGCTGCGGGAAGCGCGTCCGGGGCTGCCACTGCGTGTTGATGGCGGTCCAGAGCGGGGTGGCGGCGCTGCCCTTGGCCGCCAGGTTGGGATCGGCGCCGTGCTCCAGGAGCAGCATCGCCATGTCGAACTGACCGTTGATGGTGGCCATGAGCAGCGGGCTCGTCCCGTCGCCGGCGCTCACCTCGTTCACGTTCGCGCCCCCGTCGAGGAGGGCCGTCGCCGCGCCGAGGTGGCCCTGGCGCGAGGCGTGGAGGAGCGCCGTGAGACCGCCCTTGAAGGTCAGTCCCGGGGTCTGCTCGAAGAACTGCTGCTGCCCCCCCTGCCCCTGGCCGCCCTGGCCCGGGTCGCCGCCGGCCGCCTGTTGCCCGCCGCCACCGCGCCCGCCGCGGCCGCGCTCGTTGGGATCGGGTTCCGGTACCTTGCCCGACGCGTACAGCTCGCGGCTGGCCTGCACGGCGGCCTGAAGCTGGCTGGGCGACGGCGTGGCGTTCTTGCCCGCCGTGCTCTCGAGCACCTTCGCGAAGCGCTGGTTCGACGCGCGGTCGAGCGGCATGTGCTTCTGGAGATCCAGGGCATGGCTGGTGATGCTCGGGTCGGCGCCGCGCGCCAGGAGGGCCTTGATGGCCTCGACGCGATTCAGGGACGCCGCGAAGATGAGCGGGGTCTGTCCCCACTCGGACTCCTTCGCGTTCACGTCGGCCTTGGCGTCGAGCAGGGCGTTGATCACGGCGGCGTTGCCCGACGAGGCCGCCAGGTGCAGGGGCGTGGCCCCACTGACCGACGTCTTGGCATCCGCCTCGGCGCCGTTCTTCAGGAGCACCTGGACCACGCCGAGGCTGCCCGCGCGGCTGGCGAGATGGAGCGGCGTGTACTGCCCGATGCGCGTCACGGCCCGCGGGTTCGCACCGGCGTAGACGAGCATCTCGGCCAGGTCCGCGTCGCCGCGGTCGGCGGCCCAGTGCAGGGCGCTCATGCCGTCGCCCTGCGCCGCGTTGACGTCGGCGCCCTGCGCGATGAGCGCCTTCACCGCGGCGCGGTCGCCCTTCATGGCGGCATCCGCCACCGGGGAGACGGCCGGGGCCGCGCCGACCATCGCCGTCATCACGACCGCCGCCAGGAGCGGCAGGCTGAATCGCAGTCGCATCGCTGTGCCTCCCCGCCCTAGGCCACGGTGACCGTGGACTGCGTGAGCGAGAGCTCGCCCGTGCTGTCGCCGAAGCTCTGCATGTCGTCGAGCCCGAGGTTGTGGAGGAGCGTGAGCATCGCGTTGGCCATCGGCGTGCCGTCGGCCGCCTTGACGTGCATGTTGCCCGACAGCATCCCGTTGCCCTTGCCCAGGAGGACGAGCGGGCAGCGGCGGTGGTTGTGGACGTTGGCGTCCGCCATGGGCGACCCCCACACCACGACGGTCTTGTCGAGCAGGCTCGCGTCGCCTTCCATCGACGACTTCATCTTGTCGAGGAAGTAGGGCAGCATGCCGACGCGGTACTTGCAGATCTTGTTGAACTCCATGATCCGGTCCTCGCGGTTGCCGTGGTGCGAGGCCGGGTGGAACGGCTGATCGGAGCCGCTCTCCGGGAAGACCCGGTTCTGCGAGTCGCGGCCCGTCTTGAACGTGATGATGCGGGTCATGTCGGATTCGAGCGCCAGCACCTGGAGGTCGAACAGCAAGTGCATGTGCTCGGAGAACGAGTCGGGCACGCCGGCCGGGGCGCCCGGCAGCTCGCGCGCCTCGCCGCTGGTGTTGCGGGCCTCGATCGCCTGGATGCGGCGTTCGATCTCACGCACGTGGTCGAGGTACTTGTCGAGGCGGGTGCGGTCGCTCGAGCCGAGCTCGTTGCGGACGTCCGTGACCTGGCCGGCGATCCAGTCCAGGATGCTGCGCCGCGACTGCCGCCGCGCCTCGCGGTCTTCCTTCGAGCTGCCCGAGCCGAACAGCATGTCGAAGGCCACGCGAGGGTCGCGAATCATCGGCAGCGGGTCGTTCGGCGAGGCCCAGCTGATCGAGTCGGTGTAGGCGCAGGAGTAGTTGTAGGTGCAGCCGCCGGCCTGGTCGAGGTTCTCGATGCAGAACTGCATCGAGGGCAGGGGCGTGGACTGCCCGAACTTCTGGGCGTAGAGCTGGTCCATGGAGGTGCCGCACCAGATGTCCGAGCCCTGCGTCTGCTTCGGGTGCGACTGCGTCAGGAAGACCGCGCTCGAGCGGAAGTGGTCGCCGCCGATCTCGGGCAGCGTGAAGGCCTCGGCCATCCGCACGTCGGTGTTGCTGACGATGGTGAGGTAGTCGCGGTACGGCTCGAGCGACTTCAGCGCGTTGTCGTTCACGAGCTGGAAGTCGCGGCCGGTCGTGGCCGGCGCGAAGAGCAGCTGCTTGGCCGCCCAGTCGTTGCAGCCCGCCAGGCCGTGCACCTCCTCGATGCAGACGAGGCGCGTGCGCTCGGGCGTCTTGGCCAGCGCACGCCCGGCCGGCACCATCGCCTCGAGGAACGGCAGGGCGATCGTGGCTCCGGCACCGCGCAGGAAGGTGCGGCGGGGCAGCTGCTTACCGGTGATGAACGACATGCGAATCTCCTCGGGGTTGTGAGACGACTACCGCTGCTGCTTGCCGGCCTCGGACGCGGCCTCGGTCGTCGTGACCGGACCGGCATCCACGTGCCTGCGCTGGAACGCGTCGCTCTTCACGACGCTCATGATGAACGACGACATCTTGTAGCCGCCGGCCTCGGCCTGACGGGCGATCGCGCGCACGGTCGGCATGTCGTAGTCCTCGAGCCGCCGGCCCAGCGCGTACCGCATCAGGTTCTCCGTGAAGTTGCGCACGAGCGGCGCCGGCCGCCGGAGGAGGGCCGCGGACAGCTGGTCGAGGTTGTTGATGTGCGAACCGTCGTAGTAGTCGCCGCGCGTGTCGAGCGGCATGCCGTTCTCGCGCTCCCGCCAGCGGCCGGTCACGTCGAAGCTGTCGAGCGAGAGCCCGATCGGGTCCATCAGCCGGTGGCAGGCGTTGCAGGTCGGGTTCTTGCGGTGGATCTCCATCCGCTCACGCGTCGTCAGGAGCTTGCCGTCCTTGGCGTTCGCCTGCTCGTCCAGCGTCGGGACGTTCGGCGGCGGGGCGGGCGGCGGCGTGCCGAGCAGCACCTCCATGATCCACTTGCCCCGCAGTACCGGCGAAGTGCGGTTGGCCAGCGACGTCTGCACGAGCACGCTGCCCTGGCCGAGGATGCCGCGCCGGCGGGCATCGGGATACGTGACCTTGCGGAAGTGCGTGCCGGCGATGCCCGGGATGCCGTAGTGATTGGCCAGCCGCTCGTTCACGAACGTGTAGTCGGCCGTGAAGAAGTCCATGAAGCTCTTGTCCTGCTTCACGAGATCGTTGAAGAACAGGATCGTCTCCTGCTTCATCGCGTCGGCCACGTTCTCGTCGAAGTTCGGGAAGAAGTTCGGATCCGGATGGACCTTGTCCAGGTCCTGCAGGCGCAGCCACTGCGCCGCGAAGCGCGACCCCAGGGCCTCGGATCGCGGATCGGCCAGCATGCGCGCGGCCTGCTTCTCGATGGCGCCGGGCGTGCCGAGGCGGCCGGCCCTCGCCAGATCGATGAGCTCCTGGTCGGGTGGCAGCGCCCAGAGGAAGAACGAGAGCCGCGAGGCCAGATCCAGGTCCGCGACGCGCGTCGTCTCCGCCCCCGCGGCCGCCGGACGCTCGCGCTCCATGCGGAAGACGAAATGCGGGCTGGCGAGAATCGCCTCCAGCGCCTGCCGGACGCCGGCTTCGAACCCGCCCTCGGCCGATCCCTTCTCGAAGAACGGCATCAGGCTGTCGATCTCCGCCGCGGCCATCGGCCGACGGTAGGCGTCGGAGCCGATCCGCGCCAGGATCGACCGGGCGCAGGGAACCTCCTGCGCCGCCGAGGTCGGGCGGCACGAGAAGACGCGCTGGCGGCTCGGCGTGTCCGAGACGCCGGTGGGATTGATGGGCCCGGCGATGAGCAGATCGCGCAGGTGGGGCAGCGTGGTGATGCCGGCTCCGCCCGAGCCGCCGCCCGCGTAGGACCAGTCGTGCGGGCGGATCAGATCCTCGTAGGGACCGTCGCTGCGGCGGACGAAGGCCGCCGACACGCGGTGCTCGCCGGCGCGGACCACGATCCGCTCGGTCCTGAGCGGCATCCCGCCGCGCCCGTCGGCCGCCGCGGCCGGCCCGTTCTCGAACTTGATGAGGGCCACGCGCTCCCCGTCGATCGAGACGTCGATGTCCTCGTAGCGGGCGTTGTCGCCGGAGATGACCAGCAGCTCGAACTCGTACTCGGCGTCGGCGGGGAAGACGTGGTTCACGACGAGGCCGCCGCGCGTGCCGTACGGCGCGCCCTCCACGTGGTCCCAGGGATGCTGCGACACGTAGCTGGAGTTCGTGTAGACGACGTCCACCTTCGCGGCCTTGCGATCGCCGACGGCCATGCGGCTGATGTCGGCCGCCGCGTTCAGGTAGCCCTCGAGGAGGGTGGGCGACAGGGCCTGCTCGTCGGCGATGTTGTCGAAGTTCGCGCTCTTGCGGTCCAGCGGGAGCCAGTTGCCGGCGTCCACGTCGAGATCCAGGAGCTCCCGGATGGCGCGCTCGTACTCGGGCCGGTTCAGACGCTGGAAGGTGCGGCGCCCGGGATTCGGGTGGCTCGCGGCCAGTTCGTCCATCCGCGATTCCAGCGCGCCCGTGAGCGCGTCGAGCGTGGCCGGCTCGGGCCGCTTCGCGCCGGGCGGCGGCATGAGCCCGGCGCTCATCTTCCGGATCATCTTCTCGACGATGTCCTGGCGCTCCTGCGCCTTCATGGCGTCGAAGCCGGCCAGCGAAAGCCCGCCGGCCTTGGCACGGTCGCTGTGGCAGCCGGCGCAGTACTGCGCGACCAGCTCGCTCTGCTGCCGCGCGGACAGCGCCGGAAGCGCGACGTGCGACGCCGCCGGCCGGGCTGGCGAGGCGGCGGCGCGGCCGGGGGCTTGCTGGCCGCGTTCAGCGGCGGCGGAAGCGACGAGCGCGAAGCCCACCACCGCCGTGCCCAGGACCTTCACTCCAAGACGCGTCATGCACAGACTCCCACCCTAGACTGCCTGGCGCGTAGCCCTCGGCAGGGAGACACGACCCCTAATCGGATTCGGGGAAATATACCTCGGATCAGGTGGCAGCTTTTCGCGTTTTCTCGCCGGAAACCCGTCAAAAACTGGTTCGACTTGTCTCGGTTTGTCTGCGCGCCGGAGGCACCCAGGACGCGCGGGCGACCGGGTCCCCGACGACATCGACGTCGTAGTACTCACGGTGGAGCGCACGGGCGTTGCCGAAGGCGGCCACCGCGTCCCTGACGCCTTCGAGCCGGGTCGGCGGCCGGGTGTCCGCCAGCCGGGCCGCCACCACCCCGCACCAGAAGCGGGTGAGGGTCTCGTGATAGCCGCTCGTGGCCGTGTTCGGCGTGCCGACGGCCTCGTTGTACGCACGGATGCCCCGCCGCATCGCATCGCTCAGCGCTTCGTGCGGCACGTCGGGCCAGGCGTGATAGGCGCAGACCGCCACATGCGCGGCATGGGTCCAGGCGGCCTTGGGCAGGCGGCCCGCGCGCCAGGCCGCCACGAACCCGTCGAGGGCCGCCTCGTCGAGCAACGCCGCGGCGAGGTCGTGCGCGTCGGTCACGGGCCTAAGGCTACCTCGGCCGGTGGGTTCCCGCCCGCTCCTCGGCTGGCTGCACGCCGACGAACGCCCGGTAGAGCAGCAGGTCGTAGGCGATCTTGAGCGTCCCGGCGATGACGAAGGGCAGGCTGATGAGCGCCGGGCGCGCGAACAGCTGGCCGACGATCACGGGGCTGACGGCCGCGCCCAGCGTGCGGGCCACACCCGTGACGCCGCCGGCGGCCGAGCGTTCGTCCGGGCGCACGACGGCCATCACGTAGGACTGCCGTGTCGGGACGTCCATCTGGCTGATGCTGAAGCGCGCCCACAAGACGGCGACCGCCAGCGGCAGCGTGGGCATGAGCGGCACGAGGATCAGCAGCACGTTCGACGGCAGGTGCGTCCAGACCATCGTGCGGACGAGTCCGAAGCGGGCCGCGAGCCTGGCGGCCAGCAGGGCCGAGAGGCCAGCGAGCAGGTTGGCCCAGAAGAAGATCGGGCCGAGCGTGGCGGGATCGACGCCGAAGCGCAGGTGGAACCAGTAAGCGGCGAAGCTCTGGGCGACGAAGCCGCCGCCGAAGGCGTCGAGGGCGAAGAGGGCGGCCAGCCGTGTGACGGTGCCGCGGGACTCGTGCAGACCCCAGAGGCCGCTGCCAGCCCCAGGGCCCGTCGCGGCGGCCGCGGTGGGTCCGGCGTCCGCCTCGCGCGAGAGCCCCTGGAACAGCGCGGCCAGCACGAGGCCGATGGCGGCGTAGCCCGCGATCACCCACCGGTAGCTGTCGAGCGGCGCCGTGCCCGCCCGCTGGAGCGCCGCCGGCACGAGCCCGCCCCCCAGGGCCCCGACCGACGTCGCGAGCGCGCCGGCCAGCGTGTACCACGCGAACACGCGCGTCCGCGCGTCGGCCGGCACCGCCCGCGCCAGCGCGGCCTGTTCGACGGGCAGGAACGGTCCCACCTCCTGGCCGCTCGGGCTGATGACGCCGACGGTGGCCGCGAGCACCAGCAGCCAGAACGCATCGGTCGAAATGAACACCAGGCCGGCCCCTGCCATGAGCCCGGCGCTCACCGTGAGCATCCGCCGCCGTCCCAGCCGGTCCGCGTGCGTGGTCACGGCGAGCGAGACGGCCGTGTCGCCGAGCAGCGTCAGCGTCAAGAGCAGGCCGACCTGCGGTTCGGTCAGGCCGAGGCCCGTCAGGTAGAAGACGAGCACGACCGAGAGCGCGCCGTACGCCACGAGGCGGAGGGCACGCGCGGCGAAGAGCAGCGCCACGTCGCGACCAACGGGCGTCATGGCGGCACCGGCCCGATCACCGTCCGTGGCGGGCGTCGACGGCGTCTCGCGGCTAGGGCGCCTTGCCCGCGGCCTTGTCCATCAGGTCGAAGGGGAGGACGCCCACGTTCAGGAAGGGGTTCAGCTGGGCCCCGGCCTTGCCGAGCCGGTCCGCCGTCGAGGCGTGTCCGCCCTGGGCGGCCCAGTCGGCGGCGCTGGCACCCGCCGCGTCCTTGAGGTTCGCCGTCGCGCCCTTCTCGAGCAGCGCCTGCACGACGGCGTCGTGCCCGCCGTAGGCCGCGAACATCAGCGGCGTCAGCTTGAGCGTCGCGTGCGCGGCGTTCACATCGGCGCCGCCGGCGACGAGTGACGCCACCCGCGCGGCGTCGCCGCGCGCGGCGGCGCGCATGAGAGGCGTCAGGCCGTCCGCGTCGGCCGCGGGCTGCACGAGGGCGACGGCGACCACGAACGCAAGCATCCAGGACCCTCCAGGCGCCCCATCCTACACCC harbors:
- a CDS encoding DUF1552 domain-containing protein, coding for MSFITGKQLPRRTFLRGAGATIALPFLEAMVPAGRALAKTPERTRLVCIEEVHGLAGCNDWAAKQLLFAPATTGRDFQLVNDNALKSLEPYRDYLTIVSNTDVRMAEAFTLPEIGGDHFRSSAVFLTQSHPKQTQGSDIWCGTSMDQLYAQKFGQSTPLPSMQFCIENLDQAGGCTYNYSCAYTDSISWASPNDPLPMIRDPRVAFDMLFGSGSSKEDREARRQSRRSILDWIAGQVTDVRNELGSSDRTRLDKYLDHVREIERRIQAIEARNTSGEARELPGAPAGVPDSFSEHMHLLFDLQVLALESDMTRIITFKTGRDSQNRVFPESGSDQPFHPASHHGNREDRIMEFNKICKYRVGMLPYFLDKMKSSMEGDASLLDKTVVVWGSPMADANVHNHRRCPLVLLGKGNGMLSGNMHVKAADGTPMANAMLTLLHNLGLDDMQSFGDSTGELSLTQSTVTVA
- a CDS encoding ankyrin repeat domain-containing protein, which gives rise to MLAFVVAVALVQPAADADGLTPLMRAAARGDAARVASLVAGGADVNAAHATLKLTPLMFAAYGGHDAVVQALLEKGATANLKDAAGASAADWAAQGGHASTADRLGKAGAQLNPFLNVGVLPFDLMDKAAGKAP
- a CDS encoding DUF1592 domain-containing protein, translated to MTRLGVKVLGTAVVGFALVASAAAERGQQAPGRAAASPARPAASHVALPALSARQQSELVAQYCAGCHSDRAKAGGLSLAGFDAMKAQERQDIVEKMIRKMSAGLMPPPGAKRPEPATLDALTGALESRMDELAASHPNPGRRTFQRLNRPEYERAIRELLDLDVDAGNWLPLDRKSANFDNIADEQALSPTLLEGYLNAAADISRMAVGDRKAAKVDVVYTNSSYVSQHPWDHVEGAPYGTRGGLVVNHVFPADAEYEFELLVISGDNARYEDIDVSIDGERVALIKFENGPAAAADGRGGMPLRTERIVVRAGEHRVSAAFVRRSDGPYEDLIRPHDWSYAGGGSGGAGITTLPHLRDLLIAGPINPTGVSDTPSRQRVFSCRPTSAAQEVPCARSILARIGSDAYRRPMAAAEIDSLMPFFEKGSAEGGFEAGVRQALEAILASPHFVFRMERERPAAAGAETTRVADLDLASRLSFFLWALPPDQELIDLARAGRLGTPGAIEKQAARMLADPRSEALGSRFAAQWLRLQDLDKVHPDPNFFPNFDENVADAMKQETILFFNDLVKQDKSFMDFFTADYTFVNERLANHYGIPGIAGTHFRKVTYPDARRRGILGQGSVLVQTSLANRTSPVLRGKWIMEVLLGTPPPAPPPNVPTLDEQANAKDGKLLTTRERMEIHRKNPTCNACHRLMDPIGLSLDSFDVTGRWRERENGMPLDTRGDYYDGSHINNLDQLSAALLRRPAPLVRNFTENLMRYALGRRLEDYDMPTVRAIARQAEAGGYKMSSFIMSVVKSDAFQRRHVDAGPVTTTEAASEAGKQQR
- a CDS encoding MFS transporter, with amino-acid sequence MTPVGRDVALLFAARALRLVAYGALSVVLVFYLTGLGLTEPQVGLLLTLTLLGDTAVSLAVTTHADRLGRRRMLTVSAGLMAGAGLVFISTDAFWLLVLAATVGVISPSGQEVGPFLPVEQAALARAVPADARTRVFAWYTLAGALATSVGALGGGLVPAALQRAGTAPLDSYRWVIAGYAAIGLVLAALFQGLSREADAGPTAAAATGPGAGSGLWGLHESRGTVTRLAALFALDAFGGGFVAQSFAAYWFHLRFGVDPATLGPIFFWANLLAGLSALLAARLAARFGLVRTMVWTHLPSNVLLILVPLMPTLPLAVAVLWARFSISQMDVPTRQSYVMAVVRPDERSAAGGVTGVARTLGAAVSPVIVGQLFARPALISLPFVIAGTLKIAYDLLLYRAFVGVQPAEERAGTHRPR